A single region of the Pirellulaceae bacterium genome encodes:
- a CDS encoding biopolymer transporter ExbD, with the protein MTDGLIHFLCPVCQARLASATADEERSIECPECNSELTVPFESQRRGADQDLYADEAAIGFRKTNDDRDAELDMTPMVDVTFLLLIFFMVTAAFTMQKSFKVPTPDEDAPSSQYRETEDEDGVITVRIDEYNTFHVSAPNWDEEQEAPSEQELLRKLREAKDGDGGGIPPNTLIVVAHGEATHGKVVMAMDAGTEIGMEEVKLRTVDDDA; encoded by the coding sequence ATGACTGACGGTTTGATCCATTTTCTCTGCCCGGTTTGCCAAGCCCGATTGGCGTCCGCGACGGCGGACGAAGAACGCTCAATCGAGTGTCCCGAATGCAATAGCGAGCTCACGGTTCCGTTTGAATCGCAACGTCGCGGTGCCGATCAAGATCTGTACGCAGACGAAGCGGCCATCGGATTTCGAAAAACCAACGATGATCGCGATGCGGAACTCGACATGACACCGATGGTGGATGTCACGTTTTTGTTGCTGATTTTTTTCATGGTCACCGCCGCCTTTACCATGCAAAAATCATTTAAGGTGCCGACGCCCGATGAGGATGCACCCAGTTCTCAGTATCGCGAGACTGAAGATGAAGATGGTGTGATCACCGTTCGGATCGATGAATACAACACCTTTCATGTTTCGGCGCCAAACTGGGACGAAGAACAAGAGGCTCCCAGTGAGCAAGAATTACTTCGAAAGCTTCGTGAGGCAAAAGACGGGGATGGAGGGGGAATTCCTCCGAATACTTTGATCGTCGTGGCCCATGGAGAAGCCACGCACGGAAAAGTCGTGATGGCCATGGATGCTGGCACCGAAATCGGCATGGAAGAAGTCAAACTGAGAACCGTCGACGATGATGCCTAA
- a CDS encoding biopolymer transporter ExbD: MAATEQKVEHLVEPLDDQPVIRRRKLDDAEMDITPMIDITFLLLIFFLVAARLDEDTPVELPPARHGTAVAIKSSVILTLAESEGEHAEVYQGDGKAADRLIPANDLDAQEAAIVDYIEEQISEGKSSVLIKAEKGVKHRDVARVSTAVAKAGSGDLFVAVLEVQ, translated from the coding sequence ATGGCTGCCACGGAGCAAAAGGTTGAGCATCTAGTTGAGCCGCTCGACGACCAACCGGTGATTCGGCGTCGGAAGTTGGATGATGCCGAGATGGACATTACGCCGATGATCGATATCACTTTTCTGTTGCTCATTTTCTTTTTGGTCGCGGCTCGTTTGGATGAAGATACACCGGTTGAGTTGCCGCCGGCGAGGCATGGCACGGCCGTTGCCATTAAGAGTTCAGTGATCCTCACCTTGGCGGAAAGCGAAGGTGAGCACGCGGAAGTTTATCAAGGCGATGGCAAAGCTGCTGATCGATTGATTCCGGCAAATGATCTCGACGCTCAGGAAGCCGCCATCGTGGATTACATTGAGGAACAGATTTCGGAAGGGAAAAGTAGTGTACTGATCAAGGCTGAAAAAGGGGTTAAACACAGGGATGTGGCTCGTGTTTCTACGGCTGTTGCGAAGGCCGGCAGTGGTGACTTGTTTGTTGCCGTGCTGGAGGTGCAATGA
- a CDS encoding MotA/TolQ/ExbB proton channel family protein: protein MVGLMLDSRCFPLAALDISGLTDYVATFIYMMLGAIAIWGAFCVIMVWMRVARQRFRSEDDQAKFLAEVETPLAKGDFKTAAEVCDGDPRAVSQLALIAINHRDLGYAKVKHLVMDRFQRDVLSDLEQRLSWVNTVIKSAPMVGLFGTVVGMMGAFGKLAGAANVSPDVLASDISVALITTASGLAIAIPLVLVTASINIRIRKMEDLVGSGLAQVLDTLRDSMAASKS, encoded by the coding sequence ATGGTTGGACTTATGTTGGACTCGCGTTGCTTTCCACTTGCCGCTTTGGATATTAGTGGATTGACCGATTATGTGGCCACATTCATTTATATGATGTTGGGCGCGATTGCCATTTGGGGCGCGTTCTGTGTCATTATGGTTTGGATGCGTGTCGCTCGGCAAAGGTTTCGAAGCGAAGATGATCAGGCCAAATTTCTCGCCGAAGTTGAAACGCCGTTGGCGAAAGGTGACTTCAAAACCGCTGCAGAAGTGTGTGATGGTGATCCGCGAGCCGTTTCCCAACTTGCATTAATCGCGATCAATCATCGCGATCTCGGCTATGCAAAAGTTAAGCATTTGGTGATGGACCGCTTTCAGCGAGACGTGCTCTCTGATCTCGAACAACGGCTTAGTTGGGTGAATACGGTGATTAAGAGTGCACCGATGGTCGGGCTGTTTGGAACCGTTGTCGGTATGATGGGGGCGTTTGGGAAGTTGGCCGGCGCTGCGAACGTTAGTCCTGACGTGTTGGCTTCAGATATCAGCGTCGCCCTCATCACCACGGCGAGTGGCTTGGCGATTGCGATTCCGCTGGTTTTGGTGACCGCTTCGATCAACATTCGCATTCGTAAAATGGAAGATCTTGTCGGTTCGGGCCTCGCACAGGTTCTCGATACATTACGTGATTCCATGGCCGCTTCTAAGAGCTAG